The DNA segment GAGGTGTTCTCCCCGGCGACCGGCCAGAAAGTCGGCCAGGTGCCGTTGGCGGCGGCCGCCGACGTCGACGCCGCGTGCGCCGCGGCGCGCAAGGCCTTCGACGAGGGACCGTGGCCGCGGATGTCGCCGGACGAACGCGCGGCGATCCTCGGCGCCGCCGTCAAACTCATGGAGGAGCGCGGTGACGAGCTGAAGGCGCTGCTCGCCGCGGAGACCGGTCAGCCCCAAATGATCGTCGACATGATGCAGTACGGCGCGGCGATGTCGGCGTTCACGTACTACGCGGGCGCGGCCGACAAGTTCCACTGGACCGAGATCCGCGACGGCATCTACGGCCAGACGCTCGTCACCCGCGAGCCGATCGGCGTCGTCGGCGCGATCACCGCGTGGAACGTGCCGTTCTTCCTGGCCGCCAACAAGCTCGGCCCGGCCCTGCTGGCCGGCTGCACCGTGGTGCTCAAGCCGGCCGCCGAGACGCCGCTGTCGGTGTTCGCGATGGCACAGATGTTCGCTGAGGCGGGCCTGCCCGAAGGCGTGCTGTCGGTGGTGCCCGGCGGCCCCGAGACGGGCCGCGCACTGACCGCCAGCGACGCGATCGACAAGTTCACCTTCACCGGGAGCTCCGCGGTCGGCAAGGAGATCGGCAAGCTGGCGGCCGAGAAGCTCAAGCCGTGCACGCTCGAGCTGGGCGGCAAGTCCGCGGCGATCGTGCTCGAGGACGCCGACCTGGATTCGACGTTGCCGATGCTGGCCTTCTCCGGGGTGATGAACTCGGGCCAGGCGTGTGTCGCGCAGACCCGCATCCTCGCGCCGCGCTCCCGCTACGACGAGGTCGTCGAGAAGCTCGCCAACTTCGTCTCCGCGATGCCCGTCGGCCTGCCCGACGATCCGAACGCCGCGATCGGTCCGCTGATCAGCGAGAAGCAGCGCGAGCGGGTGGAGGGCTACATCAAGAAGGGCATCGACGAGGGCGCCCGCGTGGTCGCCGGCGGCGGCCGCCCCGAGGGGCTGGACGGCGGCTGGTTCGTCCAGCCGACGGTGTTCGCCGACGTCGACAACTCGATGACCATCGCCCAGGAGGAGATCTTCGGGCCGGTGTTGGCGGTGATCCCCTACGACACCGAGGACGACGCCGTTCGCATCGCCAACGACTCGGTCTACGGGCTGGCGGGCAGCGTGTGGACGACGGACAACCGCAAGGCGCTCGAGGTGGCGAGCAAGATCCGCACGGGCACCTACGCGGTCAACATGTACGCCTTCGATCCGGGTGCGCCGTTCGGCGGCTACAAGAACTCCGGGATCGGCCGGGAGAACGGCCCGGAGGGCATCGAGCAGTACTGCCAGGCCAAGAGCACGCTGTTGCCGTTCGGCTACACGCCGGAGTAGCCGGTACACGAAAAAGGCTCCCACCTGCGGGTGGGAGCCTTTTTCGTCACTCCGGGAAGTTGGTGTGACGCTCGCCCCGGGGCCGCCGGGGCGGGCGCCGGAGATCATTATGCACGTGCCCATATTCCCGCGCCAATCCCCTCCCAAACATCAATCTGTTGTGTCAGTTTCAGCCATGTTCTATGGTCTATGTCATAGAGAAAGAGGCGTGACATGTGGGTGGTCGAGGTCAACATCGCCGGCTTCCGGTTCGTCCATCGTCACCCGCGCCGTCGGCGCCTTCAGTTCTCCCCGCGCGGCCTCGCATGGCGAGCGACGCCGCAGCGCCCGCCTCATGTCGCCTGACGAACACCGATGACCAACATCCGCACCAAGCGCGGTTCGACGCGCACCAACATGCTGATCGGCGCCGCGGAGGTGCTGCGTGAGCGCGGCGCGGCCGGCGTCACGATCGACGAAGTGCTCCAGCGCAGCGGGGCGCCGCGCGGCAGCGTGTACTACCACTTCCCGGAGGGGCGCAACCAGATCGTCTTCGAGGCCCTGCAGTTCGCCGGGGAGTCCATCACCTCGCTGATCGACGAGGCGGCCGCGAAGGGCGGTCTGCACCTGGTGAACCGGTTCGTCGAGTTCTGGGACCGGGTGCTGGCCGACAGCGACTTCACCGCGGGCTGTCCCGTGGTGGCCGCGGCGATCGGTTCCGCCGAGGACGGACCGCAACTGACGTCGGTGGCCGGGGCGATCTTCGGGCACTGGCGCGATGCGCTGACCCGCGCGTTCGCGGTCGACGGCTGCGAGGAGAGCGAGGCGGCCTCGCTGGCCATCACCTGCATCGCCGCGCTCGAGGGCGCCGTCGTGCTGTGCCGGGCGACCCGCAACCTCGACCCGTTGCGCCAGGTGCACATCCAACTGGAATTCCTGCTCAAATCGCGCGAGTTCATCCGCCGCAACGGCATCCCCACCGGGAACTGACCGTCATCACGCGGCTCGCCAACGCGCACATAGGAATTCGCCGTTCACGGCCGACTCGACCAGCCGCCACTCCGAGCGGATCGGCAGCACCCGCGAGCCGGCGCCGAGCGTGCACGGCGCATAGCTGACGATCAATTCGTCGACGAGACCCGCGGCCACGAATTGCGCGGCCACCTCCCCGCCACCGACCACCCACACGTCCTTGCCGGCTGCTGCGGACACGAGCTTGGGATGCAGTTCGGTGACGTCGCCCTCGAAGGTCTGCACCGGATGCCCGTCGGCGACGATGGACGGGCGGTGCGTCATCACCCACGTCGGTTGCGAGTACATCCACTCGCCCGGTTGGTTTTTCACGATCCACTCATAGGTGGCCGACCCCATCACGAGCGCACCGACACCGGCGGCGAAGGCGTCGTAGTGGAACGGTCCCTCCGGGTCGATGTCCCGGGTGATCAGCCAGTCCAGGCTGTCGTTCTCGTCGACGATGTAGCCGTCCACACTCGACGCGGTGTAGTACACGGTCGCCATCTCACTGTCTCCTCATCCAGTCCAACGGATCACCTTGCTCGGTCGGGACGCCCAACCCGGCGAGCATCGAGCGCACCAGCCCCCGACGGTGCGCCGAGTAGGTCAGCACGTGCGCCACGATCCCGTACAGCTGGAACGACTCCGGCGGGTCGCACAGCGCGTCGATCACGGTGTCGCCCATCCGGCCCGCAGCTGCGCACTCCGAAACCATTGCGGCCCAGCGAGCTCCGATGTCCGCGTGCCGCTCGGCGAGCCGGCCCGCCGTCATGGTCGTGTCACGGTCGGGGAAGTCGCGGCCTTCGATGGTGGCCAGCCAGACCTCCTTGGTCCACACCAGCGCGCCCAGCACCGCACCGACGCTGGATTCCGGCCCGTCCCAGTGGAGCACCACCTGACCGGGCGCCACGTCCTGCCACCATTGTTCGTCGCTGAGCAGACCGGCCCGCTCGATGAGGTAGGACGTATCGGCGATGTCGTGAGCCACCATCAGCCGACTCGGATCGGGGTCCTTGTCCGTGCCGTCACCGTCCAACCACAGCGACTGCGGCGGGTGGAAGTGCAGGCCGTTGGGTGCGGGCACCCGGAACGCCACATCCCCGGCGCGCGACGGCGGTACGCCGAACGTGCGGCGGAACGCGCGGGAGAACACCTCGGGTGAGGACCACCCCTCGTCGGCGGCGACGGCGGCGACGGTCTCGCCGCGACGCAGTCGCCACGCCGCGCGTTCCAGGATGATCCGGCGGCGCAGCGCCGCGGGCGACTCCCCGGTGAGCCGGCGCACCTCGCGCGAGAAGTGGAATTCGGAGGCGAAGCTGCTGCGCGCCATGTCGCCGACCTCCGCGTTGGCGGCGTCGACCACGGCGTCGAGCAGTTCCCGAAGCCGATCCCGCCGCGCCGGTGTACTCACGGAACCGAGTATGGCCGACCACCGACTCAGAGGGACATGACAATTCCTGCGGCGTTCGGCTCCTGCGAACGCTCAGGTGTCGAGCACTTCGTGCACCCGCTTCTCCACGTCGGCGCGGTCACCGAGATCGGTCAGATCGATGCCGAACCGCTCGGCCAGCGTGTCGAGAACCTGCCCGGCGGTGTCGAAGCGGATCCGCTCACTGCCGTCGGCGCGGTGCACGGTGAGATGGCGGCCGC comes from the Mycolicibacterium litorale genome and includes:
- a CDS encoding aldehyde dehydrogenase: MTQTVQTAHKTTWDKLFIGGQWVQPSTDEVIEVFSPATGQKVGQVPLAAAADVDAACAAARKAFDEGPWPRMSPDERAAILGAAVKLMEERGDELKALLAAETGQPQMIVDMMQYGAAMSAFTYYAGAADKFHWTEIRDGIYGQTLVTREPIGVVGAITAWNVPFFLAANKLGPALLAGCTVVLKPAAETPLSVFAMAQMFAEAGLPEGVLSVVPGGPETGRALTASDAIDKFTFTGSSAVGKEIGKLAAEKLKPCTLELGGKSAAIVLEDADLDSTLPMLAFSGVMNSGQACVAQTRILAPRSRYDEVVEKLANFVSAMPVGLPDDPNAAIGPLISEKQRERVEGYIKKGIDEGARVVAGGGRPEGLDGGWFVQPTVFADVDNSMTIAQEEIFGPVLAVIPYDTEDDAVRIANDSVYGLAGSVWTTDNRKALEVASKIRTGTYAVNMYAFDPGAPFGGYKNSGIGRENGPEGIEQYCQAKSTLLPFGYTPE
- a CDS encoding TetR/AcrR family transcriptional regulator, translating into MTNIRTKRGSTRTNMLIGAAEVLRERGAAGVTIDEVLQRSGAPRGSVYYHFPEGRNQIVFEALQFAGESITSLIDEAAAKGGLHLVNRFVEFWDRVLADSDFTAGCPVVAAAIGSAEDGPQLTSVAGAIFGHWRDALTRAFAVDGCEESEAASLAITCIAALEGAVVLCRATRNLDPLRQVHIQLEFLLKSREFIRRNGIPTGN
- a CDS encoding helix-turn-helix domain-containing protein yields the protein MSTPARRDRLRELLDAVVDAANAEVGDMARSSFASEFHFSREVRRLTGESPAALRRRIILERAAWRLRRGETVAAVAADEGWSSPEVFSRAFRRTFGVPPSRAGDVAFRVPAPNGLHFHPPQSLWLDGDGTDKDPDPSRLMVAHDIADTSYLIERAGLLSDEQWWQDVAPGQVVLHWDGPESSVGAVLGALVWTKEVWLATIEGRDFPDRDTTMTAGRLAERHADIGARWAAMVSECAAAGRMGDTVIDALCDPPESFQLYGIVAHVLTYSAHRRGLVRSMLAGLGVPTEQGDPLDWMRRQ
- a CDS encoding dihydrofolate reductase family protein, with product MATVYYTASSVDGYIVDENDSLDWLITRDIDPEGPFHYDAFAAGVGALVMGSATYEWIVKNQPGEWMYSQPTWVMTHRPSIVADGHPVQTFEGDVTELHPKLVSAAAGKDVWVVGGGEVAAQFVAAGLVDELIVSYAPCTLGAGSRVLPIRSEWRLVESAVNGEFLCARWRAA